In the Anaerostipes caccae L1-92 genome, CATAATCCTGCACATAATATTTTATATTTTTTCTGCCTCTCTGAACAATCGTATGTCCCTCGGCTTCTAATCTTTCTTTTTGCGCTTCAATCCCTCCGGGATATTTAGGATTTAACTCTCCCCTTGCTTTCAGCGTCCGCCAATAAGGTGTTTCATCTTCAGAACGCTGACAGCTTGCCCAGGCAGCAATCGACACGAAAATTCCTGCCGTGATGGGATCTGTAAAATCTGCATCATTCTTTTTAGCCAGATAGACTCTGATCGTGCCTACGGTAATCACTTTTCCACAGGGAATCTTTTTCATTATCTCATCATAAGTGACTGGAGGAGCAAAATACATCCTTTCCCCGCCATATCTTTTTATCGTCGCCTCATCCGTCACAATTTGTATTTTGGGCATCCCTTTGTCTTCGTAGAGCATTTTATTAAAATCTTTTTTATCTTCATTTGCCATAATTCCCGCCTCCTTTTCTCAATCATAGACTATACTTAATCCCCATGCAATGAGACGGTTTGAAAATAATTTTCAAAAAATATAAACGATATATCTGTACAATCTAATCTGTAATCACCAAATCCATAGATACATCATAATCATCTGTGGGGATTTTTTCCCACAAAAGTTTTCTTCTGCACAACAGAACTTTATAAAAGTCTGCATCAGAGAGATACCGGTCATAATATCCGGCCCCATGTCCAAGGCGTTTTCCACAGAGGTCCGCTGATACACATGGAATTATCCCCAGCTGAATTTCTTTTTTCCGGATAAGAAGAGTATCT is a window encoding:
- a CDS encoding MGMT family protein — translated: MANEDKKDFNKMLYEDKGMPKIQIVTDEATIKRYGGERMYFAPPVTYDEIMKKIPCGKVITVGTIRVYLAKKNDADFTDPITAGIFVSIAAWASCQRSEDETPYWRTLKARGELNPKYPGGIEAQKERLEAEGHTIVQRGRKNIKYYVQDYENVLFDLEG